In a single window of the Helicobacter sp. MIT 99-5507 genome:
- a CDS encoding menaquinone biosynthesis decarboxylase yields MQNTIDLLLKHNELRIIDDELDIELEIPHIAYIEVKKEDSKALLFTNPVCKKSGIKFKIPVLMNIFGSFKRLALLAPDSEEIAKEIESYLKLSPPKTFIEKMIKIKQLLALRYIVPKKTNKALWKDNISLGENVDLFNLPILKTWEKDGGAFITMGQVYSTSLDGNIKNLGMYRLQVYDKNHLGLHSQIHKDSTHFFNEYKKANKKMPITICIGGDPLYTWCGQAPLPYGMYELALYGLIRKKKPKVCKCNTNDLMVPYDCDIVIEGFVNIDTLKDEGPFGDHTGFYTPIEPYPVIEITSISHKNNPIYLATVVGKPPLEDKYMGYMTERIFLPLLKTTNSFLLDYYMPENGVFHNLILAKIDCKYPNCAKQIMHSFWGVGQMSFVKHAIFLPKDSPALNDHYKISEFILNHLDINDLIISKGICDALDHSSPDYASGGKLGIDCTMEIESTQDIEILDDNKLFQKIHTNYDEIVDLKQYFTHTKNPITLISINKKSRVLEHIEAFYPLHCRIVFVLDSKDNDLSNLYMCVWRITNNIDALRDILVKDGVVLIDATAKGKLENHNREWPSDVVCTPSVIEHLVKIGVIKRDEELWKKYQIF; encoded by the coding sequence ATGCAAAATACTATTGATTTATTGTTAAAGCATAATGAATTAAGGATTATTGATGATGAACTTGATATCGAATTAGAGATTCCGCATATTGCATATATTGAAGTAAAAAAAGAAGATTCTAAAGCACTACTATTTACAAATCCAGTTTGTAAGAAAAGTGGAATAAAATTTAAGATTCCAGTTTTGATGAATATTTTTGGTTCATTCAAAAGACTTGCTTTACTTGCACCAGATAGTGAAGAAATTGCAAAAGAAATAGAATCTTATTTAAAATTATCCCCACCAAAAACTTTTATAGAAAAGATGATAAAAATCAAGCAATTACTAGCTTTAAGATATATTGTGCCAAAAAAGACAAATAAGGCTTTATGGAAAGATAATATTTCTTTAGGAGAGAATGTAGATTTATTTAATTTACCAATACTAAAGACTTGGGAAAAAGATGGTGGAGCATTTATCACTATGGGGCAAGTTTATTCTACTTCATTAGATGGAAATATTAAGAATCTAGGCATGTATCGCTTGCAAGTATATGATAAAAATCATTTAGGACTCCATTCTCAAATACACAAAGATTCTACTCATTTTTTTAATGAATATAAAAAAGCAAACAAAAAAATGCCAATTACAATATGCATAGGTGGCGATCCACTTTATACTTGGTGCGGTCAAGCTCCGCTACCTTATGGAATGTATGAATTAGCTTTGTATGGATTGATAAGAAAGAAAAAACCTAAAGTTTGCAAATGTAATACAAATGATTTAATGGTGCCATATGATTGTGATATTGTTATAGAAGGTTTTGTAAATATAGATACATTAAAAGATGAAGGACCATTTGGTGATCATACAGGATTTTATACACCAATAGAGCCTTATCCAGTTATTGAGATTACCTCAATATCGCATAAAAATAATCCTATATATTTAGCTACGGTTGTAGGAAAACCTCCATTAGAAGATAAATATATGGGATATATGACAGAGCGGATATTTTTACCACTTCTAAAAACTACAAATTCATTTTTACTAGATTATTATATGCCAGAAAATGGTGTCTTTCATAATTTAATCTTAGCAAAGATTGATTGCAAATACCCAAATTGTGCAAAACAAATTATGCATAGTTTTTGGGGAGTAGGGCAGATGAGCTTTGTAAAACATGCAATATTTTTACCAAAAGATTCTCCTGCATTAAATGATCATTATAAAATAAGTGAGTTTATTTTAAATCACTTAGATATTAATGATTTGATTATTTCAAAAGGTATTTGCGATGCACTAGATCATTCATCCCCAGATTATGCAAGTGGTGGAAAGCTAGGGATTGATTGCACTATGGAAATAGAATCTACGCAAGATATAGAGATTTTAGATGATAATAAATTATTTCAAAAAATACATACAAATTATGATGAAATAGTTGATTTAAAGCAGTATTTTACGCATACAAAAAATCCAATCACTTTAATTTCTATCAATAAAAAAAGTAGAGTATTAGAGCATATAGAGGCATTTTATCCATTGCATTGTAGGATAGTTTTCGTGCTAGATTCTAAAGATAATGATTTATCAAATCTCTATATGTGTGTTTGGAGGATAACAAATAATATTGATGCACTAAGAGATATTTTAGTAAAAGATGGAGTTGTATTAATAGATGCAACTGCAAAAGGAAAATTAGAAAATCATAATAGAGAGTGGCCTAGTGATGTAGTTTGTACTCCTAGTGTCATAGAACATTTAGTAAAAATAGGTGTTATTAAAAGAGATGAAGAATTATGGAAAAAATATCAAATCTTTTAG
- the hemJ gene encoding protoporphyrinogen oxidase HemJ translates to MEGFMEYYLYVKALHIVAFVAWMAVLFYLPRLFVYHTENKDNSSFVDVVKIQENKLYYFIGTPAILITIITGIIMIVLNLELFKTGAWLHVKLLFAFFLIVYHIDCGRHLKNLENNIYKKSGKFYRFYNEIPTIALFVIAFSAIIKF, encoded by the coding sequence ATAGAGGGATTTATGGAATATTATTTATATGTTAAAGCATTGCATATTGTAGCTTTTGTAGCGTGGATGGCAGTTTTATTTTATTTACCTAGACTTTTTGTTTATCATACAGAAAATAAAGATAATAGTAGTTTTGTAGATGTAGTGAAAATTCAAGAAAATAAATTATATTATTTTATAGGGACGCCTGCTATTTTAATCACTATTATTACTGGGATTATTATGATTGTGCTAAACCTTGAATTATTCAAGACTGGTGCTTGGTTGCATGTAAAGCTTTTATTTGCATTTTTCTTAATTGTTTATCATATAGATTGTGGAAGACATCTAAAGAATCTAGAAAATAATATCTATAAAAAAAGTGGAAAATTTTATAGATTTTATAATGAGATTCCAACTATAGCATTATTTGTTATCGCATTTTCTGCCATTATAAAGTTTTGA
- a CDS encoding YigZ family protein, whose product MFSVDKITQAKYVKDNSTFLSYLIPIENFDDCLFGLKKEHKKAVHFVRATRILNEYSQIIEYSSDDGEPKGSSGMSVLNVMRGSNLINSGIIVVRYFGGKLLGVGGLVRAYSAAALEVINNSHLITFEKLQTITIQSPLNKIELAKYLARKLNIKSLKFDFMQNFAIIHIEANGDKIQDFINHFKEK is encoded by the coding sequence ATGTTTTCAGTAGATAAAATTACACAGGCTAAATATGTAAAAGATAATTCTACTTTTTTGTCATATTTAATACCGATTGAAAATTTTGATGATTGCTTATTTGGATTAAAAAAAGAACACAAAAAAGCTGTGCATTTTGTAAGGGCTACTAGAATCTTAAATGAATATTCTCAAATAATAGAATATAGTAGCGATGATGGTGAGCCAAAAGGTAGCTCTGGTATGAGTGTTTTAAATGTAATGCGTGGCAGCAATCTTATAAATAGCGGTATTATTGTAGTTAGGTATTTTGGTGGAAAATTGCTTGGAGTTGGCGGTCTAGTGAGAGCTTATTCAGCTGCTGCATTGGAAGTCATTAATAATTCTCATTTAATTACATTTGAGAAATTACAAACAATAACAATACAATCTCCATTAAATAAAATAGAATTAGCAAAATATTTAGCAAGAAAACTAAATATAAAATCTTTAAAATTTGATTTTATGCAAAATTTTGCAATAATTCATATAGAAGCTAATGGAGATAAAATACAAGATTTTATCAATCATTTTAAAGAAAAGTAA
- a CDS encoding c-type cytochrome, with product MKFFLVILVLIFSACNDNDNTQTQQTEIKIQNDTLDSSKTIKPSSSNIIDNNEDSNATNNANKDSNKDITNNTPNVLAADNAKKGIDVKNLYVKCAVCHGPKGEKIAPGSEGNVLISKLSKEEIISDLKGYRAKTLKRGKSSAIMYLQAANLSDLDIESLGEYISSFNK from the coding sequence ATGAAATTTTTTTTAGTTATTTTAGTATTGATTTTTAGTGCTTGTAATGATAATGATAATACACAAACACAACAAACTGAAATAAAAATACAAAATGATACACTAGATTCTAGTAAGACAATAAAGCCAAGTAGTTCAAATATAATAGATAATAATGAAGATTCTAATGCAACTAACAATGCAAATAAAGATTCTAATAAAGATATAACAAACAATACTCCAAATGTTTTAGCTGCAGATAATGCAAAAAAAGGAATTGATGTAAAAAATTTATATGTAAAATGTGCAGTTTGTCATGGTCCAAAAGGTGAGAAAATAGCACCAGGTAGCGAAGGCAATGTCCTCATATCAAAATTATCAAAAGAAGAAATAATAAGTGATTTGAAAGGTTATAGAGCAAAAACTCTAAAAAGAGGAAAATCATCAGCTATTATGTATTTACAAGCTGCAAATTTAAGTGATTTAGATATAGAAAGTCTTGGAGAGTATATTTCTAGTTTTAATAAGTAA